A window of Streptosporangiales bacterium contains these coding sequences:
- the pheS gene encoding phenylalanine--tRNA ligase subunit alpha has protein sequence MSAPNKNYDPVEVTSLHEENVTAMRDEALAAISAAADLDALHAAKVAHLGDRSPLRLANAEIGALPPAARAEAGKRMGAARKAVEQALAQRQTELEAERDERVLADERVDVTLPTNRHAVGARHPVTTLMDRMGDFFVGMGWEIAEGPAVETEWHNFDALNFQPDHAARTMMDTFFVAPESGRRVLRTHTSPVQARALLSRGVPVYVVAPGRVYRTDEFDATHSPVFHQIEGLAVDEGLSMAHLHGTLVHFARAMFGAQQRIRWRPSFFPFTEPSAEFDLECFVCHGASVDNPDRPCRTCSSEGWIEWGGCGMVNPRVLRACGVDTDRYRGFAFGMGVDRTLMFRHDSHDMRDMFEGDVRYALPFGTEI, from the coding sequence ATGTCTGCACCCAACAAGAACTACGACCCCGTCGAGGTCACCAGCCTGCACGAGGAGAACGTCACCGCGATGCGCGACGAGGCGCTCGCGGCGATCAGTGCGGCAGCCGACCTCGACGCACTGCACGCCGCGAAGGTCGCGCACCTCGGTGACCGCTCGCCGCTGCGGCTGGCGAACGCGGAGATCGGCGCGCTGCCGCCGGCCGCCCGCGCCGAGGCCGGCAAGCGGATGGGCGCCGCGCGCAAGGCGGTGGAGCAGGCGCTGGCGCAGCGCCAGACCGAGCTGGAGGCGGAGCGCGACGAGCGGGTGCTCGCCGACGAGCGGGTCGACGTCACGCTGCCGACGAACCGGCACGCCGTCGGCGCCCGCCATCCGGTGACCACGCTGATGGACCGGATGGGCGACTTCTTCGTCGGCATGGGCTGGGAGATCGCCGAAGGTCCCGCGGTCGAGACCGAGTGGCACAACTTCGACGCGCTCAACTTCCAGCCCGACCACGCGGCCAGGACGATGATGGACACGTTCTTCGTCGCGCCTGAGTCCGGCCGCCGGGTGCTGCGTACGCACACGTCGCCGGTGCAGGCGCGGGCGCTGCTGAGCCGCGGCGTGCCGGTGTACGTGGTGGCGCCCGGCCGGGTGTACCGCACCGACGAGTTCGACGCCACGCACTCACCGGTCTTCCACCAGATCGAGGGCCTCGCCGTCGACGAGGGCCTGTCCATGGCGCACCTGCACGGCACGCTGGTGCACTTCGCGCGCGCCATGTTCGGCGCGCAGCAGCGGATCAGGTGGCGACCGTCGTTCTTCCCGTTCACCGAGCCGTCCGCGGAGTTCGACCTGGAGTGCTTCGTCTGCCACGGCGCGTCGGTGGACAACCCGGACCGGCCGTGCCGCACCTGCTCGTCCGAGGGCTGGATCGAGTGGGGTGGCTGCGGCATGGTCAACCCGCGGGTGCTGCGGGCCTGCGGCGTCGACACCGACCGCTACCGCGGCTTCGCCTTCGGCATGGGGGTCGACCGCACCCTGATGTTCCGGCACGACTCGCACGACATGCGGGACATGTTCGAGGGCGACGTCCGCTACGCCCTCCCGTTCGGGACGGAGATCTGA
- the rplT gene encoding 50S ribosomal protein L20 yields MARVKRAVNAHKKRREILGAAEGYRGQRSRLYRKAKEQVLHSMVYQHRDRRARKGEFRRLWIQRINAAARSNGMTYNRFVQGLRLAGVEVDRRMLAELAVSEPKAFAALVDVAKKAQPSGSAAS; encoded by the coding sequence GTGGCACGCGTGAAGCGGGCGGTCAACGCCCACAAGAAGCGCCGGGAGATCCTCGGGGCGGCCGAGGGGTACCGGGGCCAGCGGTCCCGCCTGTACCGCAAGGCCAAGGAGCAGGTCCTCCACTCGATGGTGTACCAGCACCGCGACAGGCGCGCTCGCAAGGGCGAGTTCCGCCGGCTGTGGATCCAGCGCATCAACGCCGCCGCACGCAGCAACGGCATGACGTACAACCGGTTCGTCCAGGGCCTGCGCCTGGCCGGCGTCGAGGTCGACCGGCGGATGCTGGCCGAGCTGGCCGTCAGCGAGCCGAAGGCGTTCGCCGCCCTCGTCGACGTCGCGAAGAAGGCTCAGCCGAGCGGTAGCGCGGCGAGCTGA
- a CDS encoding PAS domain-containing protein encodes MTESQFGATVPDDGFQVAADLLPDGLVVADARGRVTVFNTAAAALTGVDRSAALGKQYDGLLPLRDDDGHDWWKCTDPYGGLPSRTRQPARLLRLGLDGPQLDVSARYVRSRRAGPLQQLVITLRDGASRARWERSRADLVSTVAHELRSPLTSVKGFTATLLTKWDKFTDEQRQAILRTVEYDADVLTRLIGDLLDVSRIESGRLELRRSVVDVGRLAHRLVAGRVAAGDDADRFEIAVHGELPDLWLDSDKVEQILANLVDNAVRHGDGKISIVVEPSAEVGDTGEAGVSVSVSDAGEGIPAELAPSVFTRFWRGNHRRGNTGLGLYIVKGLVEAHRGTIALGRSAAGGAMFRFSLPAGSPPYL; translated from the coding sequence ATGACGGAGTCGCAGTTCGGTGCAACGGTGCCCGACGACGGCTTCCAGGTGGCTGCGGACCTGCTGCCCGACGGGCTGGTCGTCGCCGACGCCCGCGGCCGCGTCACGGTGTTCAACACCGCTGCGGCGGCGCTGACCGGAGTCGACCGGTCGGCCGCGCTCGGCAAGCAGTACGACGGGCTGCTGCCGCTGCGCGACGACGACGGGCACGACTGGTGGAAGTGCACCGACCCGTACGGCGGCCTGCCCAGCCGCACCAGGCAGCCGGCCCGCCTGCTGCGCCTCGGCCTGGACGGCCCGCAGCTCGACGTCAGCGCGAGGTACGTGCGCAGCCGACGCGCCGGGCCGCTGCAGCAGCTGGTGATCACGCTGCGCGACGGCGCCTCCCGTGCGCGGTGGGAGCGCAGCAGGGCGGACCTGGTGTCCACCGTCGCGCACGAGCTGCGCTCGCCGCTGACCAGCGTGAAGGGCTTCACCGCGACCCTGCTCACCAAGTGGGACAAGTTCACCGACGAGCAGCGCCAGGCGATCCTCCGCACCGTCGAGTACGACGCGGACGTGCTGACCAGGCTGATCGGCGACCTGCTGGACGTGTCGCGGATCGAGAGCGGCCGGCTGGAGCTGCGGCGCTCCGTGGTGGACGTCGGCCGGCTGGCGCACCGGCTGGTCGCCGGGCGGGTGGCCGCCGGTGACGACGCGGACCGGTTCGAGATCGCGGTGCACGGTGAGCTGCCCGACCTCTGGCTGGACAGCGACAAGGTCGAGCAGATCCTCGCCAACCTGGTCGACAACGCCGTACGGCACGGAGACGGTAAGATCAGCATCGTGGTAGAACCCAGTGCCGAGGTAGGGGACACCGGCGAGGCCGGCGTCTCCGTTAGCGTGAGCGACGCCGGGGAGGGCATCCCCGCCGAGCTCGCGCCGAGCGTGTTCACCCGGTTCTGGCGGGGCAACCACAGGCGGGGCAACACCGGGCTCGGGCTGTACATCGTCAAGGGTCTGGTCGAGGCGCACCGCGGCACCATCGCGCTCGGCCGCTCGGCGGCCGGCGGTGCGATGTTCCGATTTTCGTTGCCCGCCGGGTCGCCTCCTTACCTGTGA
- the rpmI gene encoding 50S ribosomal protein L35, whose protein sequence is MPKNKTHSGAKKRFKLTGTGKVVRQQANRRHYLEHKPSTLTRRLAANVQASKADARNIKRLLGKK, encoded by the coding sequence ATGCCCAAGAACAAGACGCACAGTGGTGCCAAGAAGCGGTTCAAGCTGACCGGCACAGGCAAGGTCGTCAGGCAGCAGGCGAACCGGCGTCACTACCTCGAGCACAAGCCGAGCACGCTGACCCGGCGGCTGGCGGCGAACGTGCAGGCGAGCAAGGCGGATGCGCGGAACATCAAGCGCCTGCTCGGTAAGAAGTAA
- a CDS encoding aldose epimerase: MTAQPVPPTGAQFPIVAGPYQAVVTEAGATLRNCTWRGLPVLAGFATDAACDGAHGQLLAPWPNRVDRGRYAFDGVDHQLDVTEPAADNAIHGLVRTARWQPVHHDEATVTLTHRLLAQPGYPFVLDLTVTYALHEETGLTVTTSARNVGGCAAPWGTGHHPYLTPGLPSVRECTLRLPAASYLVADDRHIPRERAPVADTGYDFRTGRVIADHPLDPAFGDLARDADGLAHASVTAPDGATSALWCDTAYPWLQVFTGHTLAPARRFAAVAVEPMSCPPNAFVTGTDLVRLDPGAQWSGRWGVRFRPGREMMAAT; this comes from the coding sequence ATGACCGCGCAGCCCGTGCCACCGACCGGCGCCCAGTTCCCCATCGTCGCCGGGCCGTACCAGGCCGTCGTCACCGAGGCCGGGGCCACGCTGCGCAACTGCACCTGGCGGGGGCTGCCGGTGCTCGCCGGGTTCGCCACCGACGCCGCGTGCGACGGCGCCCACGGCCAGCTGCTCGCGCCGTGGCCGAACCGGGTCGACCGCGGCCGCTACGCCTTCGACGGGGTCGACCACCAGCTCGACGTCACCGAGCCGGCCGCGGACAACGCCATCCACGGCCTCGTCCGGACCGCCAGGTGGCAGCCGGTGCACCACGACGAGGCGACCGTGACGCTGACCCACCGGCTGCTGGCCCAGCCCGGCTACCCGTTCGTGCTCGACCTGACGGTGACGTACGCACTGCACGAGGAGACCGGCCTTACGGTGACCACCTCGGCAAGGAACGTCGGCGGGTGCGCGGCGCCGTGGGGCACCGGGCACCACCCGTACCTCACGCCTGGCCTGCCGTCCGTACGGGAGTGCACGCTGCGGCTGCCAGCGGCCAGCTACCTGGTCGCTGACGACAGGCACATCCCGCGGGAACGGGCACCGGTCGCCGACACCGGCTACGACTTCCGCACCGGCCGGGTCATCGCGGACCATCCGCTCGACCCGGCCTTCGGCGACCTGGCCAGGGATGCCGATGGGCTCGCGCACGCGTCCGTCACCGCACCCGACGGCGCGACCAGCGCGTTGTGGTGCGACACCGCGTACCCGTGGCTGCAGGTCTTCACCGGCCACACGCTCGCGCCGGCGCGCCGGTTCGCGGCCGTCGCCGTCGAGCCGATGAGCTGCCCGCCGAACGCGTTCGTCACCGGCACCGACCTGGTACGGCTCGACCCCGGTGCGCAGTGGTCCGGCCGCTGGGGCGTCAGGTTCCGGCCCGGGCGCGAGATGATGGCAGCCACATGA
- a CDS encoding aquaporin — protein sequence MGAEFVGTAMLVSAGIGAAVFAGKDIGTLGIALAFGFALLALVYAVGPVSGAHLNPAVTLSFVLSGRMKVGIGIQYWLAQLLGGILGAAVIVVVRSQVNGVSQQLYGNNGFGELSQTNTEIGGAFFVEMLATFLFVFVVLAVTSRVANSAFVGLTVGAAFTVSYLMTIPISGGGVNPARSLGPAIFAGGEALSQVWVFLVAPLLGALLAVLVHALVTTERQAAADAAAVAATPVAKSVKPSGKRPRNKRPARR from the coding sequence ATGGGCGCCGAGTTCGTCGGCACCGCGATGCTGGTCAGCGCCGGCATCGGAGCCGCCGTCTTTGCCGGCAAGGACATCGGCACGCTCGGCATCGCACTCGCCTTCGGCTTCGCGCTGCTGGCGCTGGTCTACGCGGTCGGCCCGGTCTCCGGTGCCCACCTGAACCCCGCGGTGACGCTCTCCTTCGTGCTCTCCGGCCGGATGAAGGTCGGCATCGGCATCCAGTACTGGCTCGCGCAGTTGCTCGGCGGCATCCTCGGTGCCGCGGTGATCGTCGTGGTCAGGTCGCAGGTCAACGGGGTGAGCCAGCAGCTGTACGGCAACAACGGCTTCGGCGAGCTGTCGCAGACGAACACGGAGATCGGCGGGGCGTTCTTCGTCGAGATGCTCGCGACGTTCCTGTTCGTGTTCGTGGTGCTCGCCGTGACCAGCAGGGTGGCGAACTCCGCGTTCGTCGGCCTCACCGTCGGCGCCGCGTTCACCGTCAGCTACCTGATGACCATCCCGATCAGTGGTGGCGGGGTGAACCCAGCGCGCAGCCTGGGGCCGGCGATCTTCGCCGGTGGCGAGGCCCTGTCGCAGGTGTGGGTGTTCCTGGTCGCGCCGCTGCTCGGCGCGCTGCTCGCCGTCCTCGTGCACGCGCTGGTGACGACCGAGCGCCAGGCGGCTGCGGACGCGGCCGCGGTGGCCGCGACCCCGGTGGCGAAGTCGGTAAAGCCGTCGGGGAAGCGGCCGCGCAACAAGCGCCCGGCCCGCCGCTGA
- a CDS encoding translation initiation factor IF-3 — MSTDFRVNDRIRVPEVRLVGPNGEQVGIVRIEDALRLAQEADLDLVEVAPTARPPVAKLMDFGKFKYESAIKAREAKKNQAQTVIKEIKLRPKIDPHDYSTKKGHVERFLKQGDKVKVTIMFRGREQSRPELGARLLKRLSDDIDEHGYVESAPKQDGRNMIMVVAPHKRRAEPAQRKAEQASDADVAEV; from the coding sequence ATCAGCACTGACTTCCGAGTGAACGACCGCATCCGCGTCCCTGAGGTGCGCTTGGTCGGTCCCAACGGGGAGCAGGTAGGGATCGTCCGCATCGAAGACGCGTTGCGACTCGCTCAGGAGGCCGACCTCGACCTCGTCGAGGTTGCGCCGACCGCGCGCCCGCCCGTGGCCAAGCTCATGGACTTCGGCAAGTTCAAGTACGAGTCCGCGATCAAGGCCAGGGAAGCGAAGAAGAACCAGGCGCAGACGGTGATCAAGGAGATCAAGCTGCGCCCGAAGATCGACCCGCACGACTACAGCACCAAGAAGGGCCACGTCGAGCGGTTCCTGAAGCAAGGCGACAAGGTCAAGGTCACGATCATGTTCCGTGGCCGCGAGCAGTCCAGGCCGGAACTCGGCGCGCGGCTGTTGAAGCGGCTGTCCGACGACATCGACGAGCACGGCTACGTGGAGTCGGCGCCGAAGCAGGACGGCAGGAACATGATCATGGTGGTCGCGCCGCACAAGCGGCGGGCCGAGCCGGCGCAGAGGAAGGCTGAGCAAGCCAGCGACGCCGACGTGGCCGAGGTCTGA
- a CDS encoding RNA methyltransferase yields the protein MSAGLLDERSARVKAAKRLHRRAFRTKARRFLVEGPQAVREVLALPTVDGVELFATGQAVERHQELLDRARAAAVEVHLVTEPALAALADTVQPQGLVASCRYLDVELPAVFAAAPRLVVVLVHVRDPGNAGTVLRTADAAGADAVVFTDASVEAYNGKCVRSAAGSLFHLPVVTDCAVADVAAAARAAGLQVLAAAADAPVTIDELGSAGRLSRPTAWLFGNEAWGLPAEALALADQAVSVPIHGRAESLNLSVSAALCMYASSGAQRAAGHVVRQGDERVPGSS from the coding sequence GTGTCGGCCGGTCTGCTCGACGAGCGTTCCGCGCGAGTCAAAGCGGCGAAGCGACTACACCGCCGCGCCTTCAGAACGAAGGCGCGGCGGTTTCTCGTGGAGGGGCCGCAGGCGGTGCGCGAGGTGCTCGCGCTCCCCACCGTCGACGGCGTCGAGCTGTTCGCCACCGGCCAGGCCGTCGAGCGGCACCAGGAGCTGCTCGACCGGGCGCGCGCGGCCGCGGTGGAGGTGCACCTGGTCACCGAGCCCGCGCTCGCGGCGCTGGCCGACACCGTCCAACCGCAGGGCCTGGTGGCGAGCTGCCGGTACCTCGATGTGGAGCTGCCGGCGGTTTTCGCGGCAGCGCCGCGGCTGGTGGTGGTGCTGGTGCACGTCAGGGACCCGGGCAACGCCGGCACCGTGCTGCGGACGGCGGACGCGGCCGGCGCGGACGCGGTCGTCTTCACCGACGCCTCGGTGGAGGCGTACAACGGCAAGTGCGTACGGTCGGCGGCCGGCAGCCTGTTCCACCTCCCGGTCGTGACCGACTGTGCGGTGGCGGACGTGGCCGCGGCCGCCCGGGCCGCTGGCCTGCAGGTCCTGGCCGCGGCCGCGGACGCGCCTGTGACCATCGACGAGCTCGGCTCCGCCGGCCGGCTGAGCCGGCCGACCGCGTGGCTGTTCGGGAACGAGGCGTGGGGGCTGCCGGCGGAGGCGCTTGCCCTGGCCGACCAGGCCGTCTCGGTGCCGATCCACGGGCGCGCGGAGAGCTTGAACTTGTCCGTCTCCGCTGCATTGTGTATGTATGCCTCGTCAGGTGCGCAACGCGCGGCGGGGCACGTCGTTAGGCAGGGCGACGAACGGGTGCCCGGTTCGTCGTAA
- a CDS encoding DUF3516 domain-containing protein, whose product MTVATTLPRPTTTDADTLFDAFADWADGEGLGLYPHQEEALIELLSGANVILSTPTGSGKSLVATGAHFAALADGRRTFYTAPIKALVSEKFFALCEVFGPADIGMLTGDASVNPDARVICCTAEVLANLALREGERADIGQVVMDEFHFYADPDRGWAWQVPLLELPQAQFVLMSATLGDVSRFETDLTRRTGRPTAVIASAQRPVPLTFSYAMTPMHETLEELLTTHQAPVYVVHFTQAAALERAQALMSVNVCSRAEKDAIAAKIGNFRFTAGFGKTLSRLVRHGIGVHHAGMLPKYRRLVETLTQAGLLKVVCGTDTLGVGINVPIRTVLFTGLSKYDGTSTRLLHAREFHQIAGRAGRAGYDTVGTVVVQAPEHVIENEKALAKAGDDPKKRRKVVRKKPPAGAIGWGEPTFERLVAADPEPLTSQFVVSHAMLLNVIGRPGDAFTAMRKLLTDNHEPPQARRGHIHRAIAIYRALLAAGVVEQLAAPDADGRTVRLTVDLQFDFALNQPLSPFALAAIELLDPVSPSYPLDVVSVMESVLDDPRQVLSAQRYKARGEAVAAMKADGIEYDERMELLEEVTYPQPLAELLDAAYEMYRQGHPWVADHELKPKSVVRDMYERAMTFVEYVSFYGLARSEGLVLRYLADAYKTLRQTVPTEARTEELTDLIEWLGELVRQVDSSLVDEWDRLTNPVEADDEPEVRRPTTLTGNIRAFRVLVRNALFRRVELAAHRRYEELGELDAEAGWDADAWAGALEPYFAEHDDIGIGPDARGPRLLLIDEQPDSWLVRQIFDDAAGDHDWGISAEIDLAASDAQGTAAVRVTAVDRL is encoded by the coding sequence ATGACAGTCGCCACCACGCTCCCCAGGCCCACGACCACCGACGCCGACACGCTCTTCGACGCGTTCGCCGACTGGGCGGACGGCGAGGGCCTGGGCCTCTACCCGCACCAGGAGGAGGCGCTCATCGAGCTCCTCTCCGGGGCGAACGTCATCCTCAGCACCCCCACAGGCTCCGGCAAGAGCCTGGTCGCGACCGGCGCGCACTTCGCCGCGCTGGCCGACGGGCGGCGGACGTTCTACACCGCACCGATCAAGGCGCTGGTGTCGGAGAAGTTCTTCGCCCTCTGCGAGGTCTTCGGGCCGGCCGACATCGGGATGCTCACCGGGGACGCCAGCGTCAACCCGGACGCCCGGGTGATCTGCTGCACCGCGGAGGTGCTCGCCAACCTCGCCCTCCGCGAGGGCGAGCGCGCCGACATCGGCCAGGTGGTGATGGACGAGTTCCACTTCTACGCCGACCCGGACCGCGGCTGGGCCTGGCAGGTGCCACTGCTCGAGCTGCCGCAGGCCCAGTTCGTGCTGATGTCCGCGACGCTCGGCGACGTCAGCAGGTTCGAGACCGACCTCACCAGGCGCACCGGGCGGCCCACGGCGGTCATCGCGTCGGCGCAGCGGCCGGTGCCGCTGACCTTCAGCTACGCCATGACCCCGATGCACGAGACGCTCGAGGAGCTGCTGACCACCCACCAGGCGCCGGTGTACGTCGTGCACTTCACCCAGGCCGCCGCACTCGAACGCGCGCAGGCGCTGATGAGCGTGAACGTCTGCAGCCGGGCGGAGAAGGACGCCATCGCCGCGAAGATCGGGAACTTCCGCTTCACGGCGGGCTTCGGGAAGACGCTGTCGCGGCTGGTGCGGCACGGCATCGGCGTACACCACGCGGGCATGCTGCCGAAGTACCGGCGGCTGGTGGAGACGCTGACGCAGGCCGGCCTGCTGAAGGTCGTGTGCGGCACCGACACGCTCGGCGTCGGCATCAACGTGCCGATCCGCACCGTGCTCTTCACCGGCCTGTCCAAGTACGACGGCACGTCGACCAGGCTGCTGCACGCCCGCGAGTTCCACCAGATCGCCGGTCGTGCCGGGCGGGCCGGCTACGACACCGTCGGCACCGTCGTCGTGCAGGCGCCCGAGCACGTGATCGAGAACGAGAAGGCGCTGGCGAAGGCCGGCGACGACCCGAAGAAGCGGCGCAAAGTGGTGCGCAAGAAGCCACCGGCGGGTGCGATCGGCTGGGGCGAGCCCACGTTCGAACGGCTGGTCGCCGCCGACCCCGAACCGTTGACGTCGCAGTTCGTCGTCAGCCACGCGATGCTGCTGAACGTCATCGGGCGGCCGGGCGACGCGTTCACCGCCATGCGCAAGCTGCTCACCGACAACCACGAGCCGCCGCAGGCCAGGCGCGGGCACATCCACCGCGCGATCGCCATCTACCGCGCACTGCTGGCCGCCGGCGTCGTCGAGCAGCTGGCCGCGCCGGATGCCGACGGCCGCACCGTGCGGCTCACCGTCGACCTGCAGTTCGACTTCGCGCTCAACCAGCCGCTGTCGCCGTTCGCGCTCGCCGCCATCGAGCTGCTCGACCCGGTCTCGCCGAGCTACCCGCTGGACGTCGTGTCGGTCATGGAGTCGGTGCTCGACGACCCGCGACAGGTGCTGTCCGCACAGCGGTACAAGGCCCGCGGTGAGGCCGTCGCCGCGATGAAGGCCGACGGCATCGAGTACGACGAGCGGATGGAGCTGCTCGAGGAGGTCACGTACCCGCAGCCGCTGGCCGAGCTGCTCGACGCCGCGTACGAGATGTACCGGCAGGGCCACCCGTGGGTCGCCGACCACGAGCTGAAGCCGAAGTCCGTCGTGCGCGACATGTACGAACGCGCCATGACGTTCGTCGAGTACGTGAGCTTCTACGGGCTCGCCCGCTCGGAGGGGCTGGTGCTGCGCTACCTCGCCGACGCGTACAAGACGCTGCGGCAGACGGTGCCGACCGAGGCCCGCACGGAGGAGCTGACCGACCTGATCGAGTGGCTCGGCGAGCTGGTGCGGCAGGTCGACTCCAGCCTGGTGGACGAGTGGGACCGGCTGACCAACCCGGTCGAGGCGGACGACGAGCCCGAGGTGCGGCGGCCGACCACGCTCACCGGCAACATCAGGGCGTTCCGGGTGCTCGTACGCAACGCCCTGTTCCGGCGGGTGGAGCTGGCCGCGCACCGGAGGTACGAGGAGCTCGGCGAGCTCGACGCCGAGGCCGGCTGGGACGCCGACGCCTGGGCAGGCGCGCTCGAACCGTACTTCGCCGAGCACGACGACATCGGCATCGGCCCGGACGCCCGCGGCCCGCGGCTGCTGCTCATCGACGAGCAACCCGACAGCTGGCTGGTGCGGCAGATCTTCGACGACGCGGCCGGGGACCACGACTGGGGCATCAGCGCGGAGATCGACCTCGCCGCGTCCGACGCCCAGGGCACCGCCGCCGTCCGCGTCACGGCCGTCGACCGGCTCTGA